A genomic segment from Gemmatimonadota bacterium encodes:
- a CDS encoding sensor histidine kinase codes for MSRRQGARAPTRVPNYRGQVLLKTTSVARRALALDLRWKILIANAALIAAAAFAGLVAGGEAAATPSRILLIVALGVLVSLPVNALLIITALRPLRGLEEAAARVAGGDLSARAPASPLADATLGRLVGTFNHMLDHVELLEEGLRRLAQRVTDRAEEERQTLALRLRDDTAQELAVALLGLRRAGTVADATERERELANVRHSVATAINGSQTLAEKLRPPGLDALGLKGALAALARRVERDSKVTVRVRVADHAPVPQRAQLTLYRAGEEALANAVRHADPSEIVLSLSESDEHLVLEVVDDGVGFEPDPGRGRGLGLLWMEQRARALGGTSTIDSAPGRGTRVRVSVPCAEGGE; via the coding sequence TTGAGCCGTCGACAGGGCGCTCGCGCGCCCACACGCGTACCGAACTACAGGGGTCAGGTTCTTCTGAAGACCACGAGTGTCGCACGCCGCGCCCTGGCGCTGGATCTTCGCTGGAAGATCCTCATCGCCAACGCCGCGTTGATCGCAGCGGCGGCGTTCGCCGGCCTCGTCGCCGGCGGCGAAGCGGCCGCGACACCCTCCCGGATCCTGCTCATCGTCGCCCTCGGCGTGCTGGTGAGCCTGCCCGTCAACGCCCTGCTGATCATCACGGCGCTGCGGCCGTTGCGGGGCCTGGAGGAGGCGGCCGCGCGGGTGGCTGGGGGTGACCTTTCCGCCAGGGCTCCCGCGTCGCCGCTGGCCGACGCGACTCTCGGCCGCCTGGTGGGCACCTTCAACCACATGCTGGATCACGTGGAGCTGCTGGAGGAAGGGCTGAGGCGTCTGGCGCAACGCGTGACGGACAGGGCCGAGGAAGAGCGTCAGACGCTCGCGCTGCGGCTGCGCGATGACACCGCGCAGGAGCTCGCCGTGGCCCTGCTGGGACTGCGCCGGGCGGGCACGGTGGCTGACGCGACGGAGCGTGAGCGGGAGCTGGCGAACGTGCGGCACAGCGTCGCCACGGCCATCAACGGTTCGCAGACCCTGGCCGAAAAGCTGCGTCCGCCGGGTCTGGACGCGCTGGGGCTGAAGGGAGCCCTGGCCGCGCTGGCGCGTCGCGTAGAACGCGACTCCAAGGTTACCGTGCGGGTGCGGGTGGCAGACCATGCGCCGGTCCCGCAGCGCGCCCAGCTCACGCTGTACAGGGCGGGAGAGGAGGCGCTGGCCAACGCCGTGCGTCACGCCGATCCGTCCGAGATCGTGCTCTCGCTGAGCGAGAGCGATGAACACCTGGTTCTGGAAGTCGTGGACGATGGCGTCGGATTCGAGCCTGACCCGGGCCGCGGTCGCGGCCTTGGGCTGCTGTGGATGGAGCAGAGGGCTCGTGCACTGGGTGGCACCTCGACAATAGATAGCGCGCCTGGGCGCGGAACCCGCGTGCGGGTCTCCGTTCCGTGCGCCGAAGGAGGAGAATAG
- a CDS encoding response regulator transcription factor yields the protein MNDDLRVLLVDDHAILRAGLRALLEAEDDMRVVGEAGTGEEAIDLLPHVKPNIVVMDISMPGMGGVEATRRIMETSEPPRVLILTMHGEEEHLLPVLEAGGSGFVRKTSADEDLTRAIRTVAADQVFLYPAAAKLLLNGFRVQNEQPKDDPLERLTERERQVLAMTAEGFSSTEIGKKLFISPKTVDTYRSRIMDKLELHHRSELVRFALRTGLLSA from the coding sequence GTGAACGACGACCTGCGCGTTCTGCTGGTGGATGACCATGCGATCCTGCGCGCCGGCCTGCGCGCCCTCCTCGAGGCGGAGGACGACATGCGCGTCGTGGGGGAGGCGGGGACCGGGGAGGAGGCGATCGATCTCCTGCCGCACGTGAAGCCCAACATTGTGGTCATGGACATCTCCATGCCGGGCATGGGTGGCGTCGAGGCCACCCGGCGTATCATGGAGACTTCCGAACCACCACGGGTCCTCATCCTGACGATGCACGGCGAGGAGGAACACCTGCTGCCCGTGCTCGAGGCGGGGGGCAGCGGCTTCGTGCGCAAGACCAGCGCGGACGAGGACCTCACGCGCGCGATCAGGACGGTCGCCGCCGACCAGGTGTTTCTGTACCCGGCCGCCGCCAAGCTGCTGCTGAACGGCTTTCGCGTTCAGAACGAGCAGCCGAAGGACGACCCGCTCGAGCGGCTCACCGAGCGCGAGCGGCAGGTGCTGGCCATGACCGCCGAGGGCTTCAGCTCCACGGAAATCGGCAAGAAGCTGTTCATCTCGCCCAAGACGGTGGACACCTACCGGTCCCGGATCATGGACAAGCTCGAGCTGCACCACCGCTCCGAGCTGGTGCGCTTCGCGCTGCGGACGGGGTTGCTGAGCGCCTGA